A single region of the Enterobacter cloacae complex sp. R_G8 genome encodes:
- the ppsA gene encoding phosphoenolpyruvate synthase has product MSNNGSSPLVLWYNQLGMNDVDRVGGKNASLGEMITNLSGMGVSVPNGFATTADAFNLFLDQSGVNQRIYDLLDKTDIDDVTELAKAGAQIRQWIIDTPFQPELEKAIHDAYNQLSADDAQASFAVRSSATAEDMPDASFAGQQETFLNVQGYDAVLVAVKHVFASLFNDRAISYRVHQGYDHRGVALSAGVQRMVRSDVGSSGVMFSIDTESGFDQVVFITSAWGLGEMVVQGAVNPDEFYVHKPTLAANRPAVVRRTMGSKKIRMIYAPTQEHGKQVKIEDVPQELRDRFSLTDAEVQELAKQAVQIEKHYGRPMDIEWAKDGNTGKLFIVQARPETVRSRGQVMERYTLHAQGKVVAEGRAIGHRIGAGPVKVIHDISEMNRIQPGDVLVTDMTDPDWEPIMKKAAAIVTNRGGRTCHAAIIARELGIPAVVGCGDATERMKDGQNVTVSCAEGDTGYVYADILDFSVKSSSVDTMPDLPLKIMMNVGNPDRAFDFACLPNEGVGLARLEFIINRMIGVHPRALLEFDDQDAKLQNEIREMMKGYDSPKEFYVGRLTEGIATLGAAFYPKRVIVRLSDFKSNEYANLVGGERYEPEEENPMLGFRGAGRYVSDSFRDCFALECEAVKRVRNDMGLTNVEIMIPFVRTVDQAKAVVDELARQGLKRGENGLKIIMMCEIPSNALLAEQFLEHFDGFSIGSNDMTQLTLGLDRDSGVVSELFDERNEAVKALLSMSIRAAKKQGKYVGICGQGPSDHEDFAAWLMEEGIDSLSLNPDTVVQTWLSLAELNK; this is encoded by the coding sequence ATGTCCAACAATGGCTCGTCACCGCTGGTGCTTTGGTATAACCAACTCGGCATGAATGATGTAGACAGAGTTGGGGGCAAAAATGCCTCCCTGGGTGAAATGATTACAAATCTGTCCGGTATGGGTGTCTCCGTACCAAACGGGTTTGCCACAACCGCCGATGCGTTTAACCTGTTTTTAGACCAGAGCGGTGTAAACCAGCGCATTTACGACCTGCTGGATAAAACGGATATTGATGACGTTACCGAGCTTGCCAAAGCCGGGGCGCAGATCCGCCAGTGGATTATCGACACACCTTTCCAGCCGGAACTGGAAAAAGCCATTCACGACGCGTACAACCAGCTCTCCGCTGATGATGCGCAGGCCTCTTTCGCCGTGCGCTCCTCTGCAACCGCAGAAGACATGCCGGATGCTTCGTTCGCCGGGCAGCAGGAGACCTTCCTGAACGTCCAGGGGTACGATGCGGTGCTGGTGGCGGTGAAACACGTGTTCGCCTCCCTGTTTAACGATCGCGCCATCTCCTATCGCGTACACCAGGGCTATGACCATCGCGGCGTGGCGCTCTCCGCGGGCGTACAGCGTATGGTGCGTTCCGACGTGGGCTCTTCCGGCGTGATGTTCTCCATCGATACCGAATCCGGCTTCGACCAGGTGGTGTTCATCACCTCCGCGTGGGGTCTGGGTGAAATGGTGGTGCAGGGGGCCGTGAACCCTGACGAATTCTACGTCCACAAACCGACGCTTGCCGCTAACCGTCCGGCGGTGGTTCGCCGCACCATGGGCTCGAAAAAAATCCGCATGATCTATGCCCCGACCCAGGAGCATGGTAAGCAGGTGAAAATTGAAGATGTACCGCAGGAGCTGCGCGACCGCTTCTCCCTGACCGACGCCGAAGTGCAGGAGCTGGCGAAGCAGGCGGTGCAGATTGAAAAACACTACGGCCGTCCAATGGACATCGAGTGGGCCAAAGACGGGAACACCGGCAAGCTGTTCATCGTCCAGGCGCGTCCGGAAACCGTTCGCTCCCGTGGTCAGGTCATGGAGCGTTATACCCTTCACGCACAGGGCAAAGTCGTGGCGGAAGGCCGCGCGATTGGTCACCGCATTGGTGCCGGTCCGGTGAAAGTGATCCACGATATCAGCGAGATGAACCGCATTCAGCCGGGCGACGTGCTGGTAACCGACATGACCGACCCGGACTGGGAACCGATCATGAAGAAAGCCGCGGCTATCGTCACCAACCGTGGCGGCCGTACCTGTCACGCGGCGATCATCGCCCGCGAGCTGGGGATCCCGGCGGTTGTCGGCTGCGGTGACGCAACCGAACGCATGAAGGACGGGCAGAATGTGACCGTCTCCTGTGCCGAAGGGGATACCGGCTACGTGTATGCCGACATCCTCGACTTCAGCGTGAAAAGCTCCAGCGTCGATACCATGCCGGACCTGCCGCTGAAGATCATGATGAACGTCGGTAACCCGGACCGCGCGTTTGACTTCGCCTGCCTGCCGAACGAAGGCGTGGGCCTGGCGCGTCTGGAATTTATCATCAACCGTATGATTGGCGTTCACCCGCGCGCGCTGCTGGAGTTTGACGACCAGGACGCAAAGCTGCAGAACGAAATTCGCGAGATGATGAAAGGCTACGACTCGCCGAAAGAGTTCTACGTCGGCCGTCTGACCGAAGGGATCGCGACGCTCGGTGCGGCGTTTTATCCGAAGCGCGTGATTGTGCGTCTGTCGGACTTTAAGTCTAACGAATACGCCAACCTGGTGGGCGGTGAGCGTTACGAGCCGGAAGAAGAGAACCCGATGCTGGGCTTCCGTGGGGCCGGACGTTATGTCTCCGACAGCTTCCGCGACTGCTTCGCGCTGGAGTGTGAAGCGGTAAAACGCGTGCGCAACGACATGGGGCTGACCAACGTTGAGATCATGATCCCGTTTGTACGCACCGTGGATCAGGCGAAAGCGGTGGTGGATGAGCTGGCGCGCCAGGGTCTGAAGCGCGGCGAGAACGGGCTGAAGATCATCATGATGTGTGAGATCCCGTCCAACGCTCTGCTGGCAGAGCAATTCCTGGAGCACTTCGACGGCTTCTCTATCGGCTCTAACGACATGACGCAGCTGACGCTGGGTCTGGACCGTGACTCCGGCGTGGTCTCTGAGCTGTTCGATGAGCGCAACGAGGCGGTGAAAGCCCTGCTGTCGATGTCCATCCGTGCGGCGAAGAAACAGGGTAAATACGTCGGGATTTGTGGTCAGGGCCCATCTGACCATGAAGACTTCGCGGCCTGGCTGATGGAAGAGGGGATCGACAGTCTTTCCCTCAACCCGGATACCGTGGTGCAAACCTGGCTGAGTCTGGCTGAACTGAATAAGTAA
- the ppsR gene encoding posphoenolpyruvate synthetase regulatory kinase/phosphorylase PpsR has translation MDNAVDRHVFYISDGTAITAEVLGHAVMSQFPVSINSITLPFVENESRARAVKDQIDAIYQQTGVRPLVFYSIVIPEIRSIILQSEGFCQDIVQALVAPLQSELKLDPTPIAHRTHGLNPGNLTKYDARIAAIDYTLAHDDGISLRNLDQAQVILLGVSRCGKTPTSLYLAMQFGIRAANYPFIADDMDNLVLPAALKPLQHKLFGLTINPERLAAIREERRENSRYASMRQCRMEVSEVEALYRKNQIPWLNSTNYSVEEIATKILDIMGLNRRMY, from the coding sequence ATGGATAATGCTGTCGATCGCCACGTTTTTTATATTTCTGATGGTACGGCGATTACCGCCGAGGTGCTGGGGCACGCGGTGATGTCGCAGTTCCCCGTTTCGATTAACAGCATCACGCTGCCGTTTGTGGAAAATGAGAGCCGCGCGCGGGCGGTCAAGGATCAGATTGACGCCATTTACCAGCAGACCGGCGTGCGCCCGCTGGTCTTCTACTCCATTGTGATCCCGGAAATTCGCAGCATCATTCTGCAGAGTGAAGGGTTTTGCCAGGATATCGTTCAGGCGCTGGTGGCCCCGCTGCAGAGCGAGCTGAAACTCGACCCGACCCCCATCGCGCACCGAACCCACGGGCTGAACCCCGGCAACCTGACCAAATACGATGCGCGTATCGCCGCCATTGACTACACCCTGGCGCACGACGACGGGATCTCGCTGCGTAACCTCGACCAGGCGCAGGTCATTTTGCTGGGCGTCTCGCGCTGCGGTAAAACCCCAACCAGCCTCTACCTGGCGATGCAGTTTGGTATTCGTGCCGCTAACTACCCGTTCATTGCCGATGATATGGATAATCTGGTGCTGCCTGCTGCCCTGAAGCCGCTGCAGCACAAGCTGTTCGGTCTGACCATCAATCCGGAACGGCTGGCGGCGATCCGCGAAGAGCGACGCGAGAACAGCCGCTACGCCTCCATGCGCCAGTGCCGAATGGAAGTCTCCGAAGTGGAAGCGTTGTACCGCAAAAACCAGATCCCATGGCTCAACAGCACCAACTATTCGGTCGAAGAGATCGCCACCAAAATTCTCGACATCATGGGTCTCAATCGCCGCATGTACTAA
- the aroH gene encoding 3-deoxy-7-phosphoheptulonate synthase AroH codes for MNKTDELRTARIDSLVTPAELAQRHPLSAGVAEHVTASRRRIEKILNGEDKRLLVVIGPCSIHDLDAAMDYAKRLQGLREQHQHRLEIVMRTYFEKPRTVVGWKGLISDPDLNGSYRVNHGIELARKLLLQVNELGVPTATEFLDMVTGQFIADLISWGAIGARTTESQIHREMASALSCPVGFKNGTDGNTRIAVDAIRAARASHMFLSPDKSGQMTIYQTSGNPYGHIIMRGGKKPNYHAGDIAAACETLAEFDLPEHLVVDFSHGNCQKQHRRQLDVCDEICQQIRSGSSAVAGIMAESFLKEGTQKIVAGQPLVYGQSITDPCLSWEDSELLLEKLASAVDTRF; via the coding sequence ATGAATAAAACCGACGAACTCCGCACAGCGCGCATTGACAGCCTGGTCACACCGGCTGAACTGGCACAGCGGCATCCTCTTTCCGCAGGCGTTGCGGAGCATGTTACGGCCTCGCGCCGACGTATAGAAAAAATCCTCAATGGTGAAGACAAACGTCTTCTGGTGGTGATTGGCCCGTGCTCGATCCATGATCTGGACGCGGCAATGGATTATGCAAAACGGCTACAGGGACTGCGGGAACAACACCAGCATCGCCTTGAGATCGTGATGCGGACCTACTTTGAAAAACCCCGTACCGTGGTGGGCTGGAAGGGATTAATTTCAGACCCCGATCTCAACGGCAGCTATCGCGTTAACCACGGGATTGAGCTGGCGCGTAAGCTGCTTCTGCAGGTGAACGAGCTGGGCGTTCCCACGGCAACCGAGTTCCTCGATATGGTGACCGGCCAGTTTATCGCCGATCTGATCAGCTGGGGCGCGATTGGCGCACGGACCACCGAAAGCCAGATCCACCGTGAAATGGCCTCTGCCCTCTCCTGCCCGGTCGGGTTTAAAAACGGAACCGACGGCAACACCCGGATTGCGGTCGATGCGATCCGCGCTGCGCGTGCCAGCCACATGTTCCTCTCGCCGGATAAGAGCGGCCAGATGACCATCTACCAGACCAGCGGTAACCCGTACGGGCATATCATTATGCGCGGCGGGAAGAAACCGAACTATCACGCCGGGGATATTGCCGCGGCCTGTGAAACGCTGGCCGAGTTCGATCTGCCGGAACATCTGGTGGTGGACTTCAGCCACGGTAACTGTCAGAAACAGCACCGTCGCCAGCTGGATGTCTGCGATGAGATCTGCCAGCAGATCCGCAGCGGTTCAAGCGCCGTTGCGGGCATTATGGCCGAAAGTTTCCTCAAGGAAGGGACGCAGAAGATCGTGGCCGGTCAGCCGCTGGTTTACGGCCAGTCGATCACCGACCCGTGCCTGAGCTGGGAAGACAGCGAACTGTTGCTGGAAAAGCTGGCGTCTGCGGTAGATACGCGCTTCTGA
- the hemP gene encoding hemin uptake protein HemP: protein MSRTDNTAATPPKTDTAPAPAGRRVDSKTLLGDEGRVIIEHDGQYYLLRQTHAGKLILTK, encoded by the coding sequence ATGTCACGTACGGATAACACTGCGGCAACGCCGCCAAAAACAGACACAGCACCCGCCCCCGCCGGGCGTCGCGTTGACAGCAAAACCCTGCTGGGCGACGAGGGACGGGTCATTATCGAGCATGACGGTCAGTACTACCTGTTGCGTCAGACCCATGCCGGAAAATTGATCCTCACAAAATAA
- a CDS encoding TonB-dependent hemoglobin/transferrin/lactoferrin family receptor, with product MPHLPSAPLRPSLLALAIVSTLPGVAFATTDEMTVTATGNARSAFEAPMMVSVIDASTPDKQTASSAADLLRNVPGLTLDGTGRTNGQDVNLRGYDRRGVLVLVDGVRQGTDTGHLNSTFLDPALIKRIEVVRGPSALLYGSGALGGVIAYDTVDAKDLLEPGKNSGYRVFATGATGDHSIGMGASAYGRTDTLDGLVSWSSRDRGDLRQSDGTTAPNDESIQNMLAKGSWKIDAAQSLSGSLRYYNNAAQEPKNPQTSAADSSSNPLTDRSTIQRDAQLGYHLAPQGNDWLNADAKIYWSEARINAQNIDGSGEFRKQTTKGGKVENRTRLFSDSFASHLLTYGGEYYRQEQRPGGATTGFPQAQIDFSSGWLQDEITLRDLPVTLLGGTRYDNYRGSSDGYKDVDADKWSSRAGLTVSPTDWLMLFGSYAQAFRAPTMGEMYNDAKHFSIGRFYTNYWVPNPNLRPETNETQEYGFGLRFDDLMLANDALEFKASYFDTNAKDYISTTVNFAAATTMSYNVPNAKIWGWDVMAKYSADLFNLDLAYNRTRGKDTDTGEYISSINPDTVTSKLDVPLAQSGFSVGWIGTFVDRSTHISSSYSEQPGYAVNDFYVSYTGQAQLKGVTTTLVLGNAFDKEYWSPQGIPQDGRNGKIFVSYQW from the coding sequence ATGCCACATCTGCCTTCCGCGCCTTTACGTCCGTCACTGCTGGCGCTGGCGATTGTCAGCACCCTGCCGGGCGTCGCGTTTGCTACCACAGATGAAATGACCGTAACCGCCACGGGTAACGCCCGTAGCGCCTTCGAAGCGCCCATGATGGTAAGCGTGATTGACGCCAGCACACCGGATAAACAGACCGCCAGCTCGGCGGCGGACCTGCTGCGTAACGTCCCCGGCCTGACGCTCGATGGCACCGGACGTACCAACGGCCAGGACGTTAACCTGCGCGGTTATGACCGTCGCGGCGTGCTGGTACTGGTTGACGGCGTGCGCCAGGGCACCGACACCGGCCACCTGAACAGCACCTTCCTCGATCCAGCACTGATTAAACGTATCGAAGTGGTGCGCGGTCCGTCGGCCCTGCTGTACGGCAGCGGCGCGCTGGGCGGTGTGATTGCCTATGACACCGTCGATGCCAAAGATCTGCTGGAGCCGGGTAAAAATAGCGGCTACCGGGTGTTCGCTACCGGTGCGACGGGCGATCACAGCATCGGCATGGGGGCCAGCGCCTATGGCCGCACCGATACCCTGGACGGGCTGGTCTCCTGGTCGAGCCGGGATCGCGGCGATCTGCGCCAGAGTGACGGTACAACCGCCCCGAACGACGAATCCATTCAGAACATGCTGGCGAAGGGCAGCTGGAAAATCGACGCGGCCCAGAGCCTGAGCGGCTCCCTGCGCTATTACAATAACGCCGCACAGGAGCCGAAAAACCCGCAAACCAGTGCAGCAGACAGCAGCAGTAACCCGCTGACCGACCGCTCCACCATCCAGCGTGACGCACAGCTCGGCTATCACCTTGCTCCACAGGGTAACGACTGGCTGAACGCCGACGCGAAAATCTACTGGTCCGAAGCGCGCATCAACGCCCAGAATATCGACGGCAGCGGTGAGTTTCGTAAACAGACCACCAAAGGTGGCAAAGTGGAGAACCGCACCCGTCTGTTCAGCGATTCCTTTGCGTCACATCTGCTGACCTACGGCGGTGAGTATTATCGTCAGGAGCAACGCCCGGGCGGCGCAACGACGGGCTTCCCGCAGGCGCAAATCGATTTCAGCTCCGGCTGGCTGCAGGATGAAATCACCCTGCGTGACCTGCCCGTTACCCTTCTGGGCGGCACACGCTATGACAACTACCGCGGCAGCAGCGACGGCTACAAGGATGTGGATGCCGATAAGTGGTCCTCCCGCGCCGGGTTAACCGTCAGCCCGACCGACTGGCTGATGCTGTTCGGCTCTTACGCGCAGGCGTTTCGTGCACCGACCATGGGCGAAATGTACAACGATGCCAAACACTTCTCCATCGGCCGCTTCTATACCAACTACTGGGTGCCAAACCCGAATCTGCGCCCGGAAACCAACGAAACGCAGGAGTATGGTTTTGGTCTGCGCTTTGATGATCTGATGCTGGCCAACGATGCGCTGGAGTTTAAAGCCAGCTATTTCGATACCAACGCCAAAGACTACATCTCCACCACCGTCAATTTTGCGGCGGCGACCACCATGTCGTATAACGTCCCGAACGCCAAAATCTGGGGCTGGGACGTGATGGCAAAATACTCCGCCGACCTGTTCAACCTCGACCTCGCCTATAACCGCACGCGCGGAAAAGATACCGACACGGGCGAGTACATCTCCAGCATCAACCCGGATACCGTCACCAGTAAGCTGGATGTTCCGCTGGCACAAAGCGGCTTCTCCGTCGGCTGGATCGGCACCTTTGTCGATCGCTCAACGCACATCAGCAGCAGCTACAGCGAGCAGCCCGGCTATGCGGTCAACGATTTCTACGTGAGCTACACCGGCCAGGCGCAGCTTAAAGGCGTCACCACGACGCTGGTGCTGGGCAACGCCTTCGACAAAGAATACTGGTCGCCACAGGGCATTCCGCAGGATGGCCGAAACGGGAAGATTTTCGTCAGTTATCAGTGGTAA
- the chuS gene encoding hematinate-forming heme oxygenase ChuS, whose protein sequence is MNHYTRWLELKEDNPGKYARDIAGLMNISEAELTFARVGHDAWRLRGDVREILAALEAVGETKCICRNDYAVHEQVGAFTHQHLSGHAGLILNPRALDLRLFLNQWASVFHISEATARGERQSIQFFDHQGDALLKVYATDNTDLTAWGDLLTRFIFAGNPPLALKTADVPAHAENPDASLVDTEWRAMTDVHQFFSLLKRHNLSRQQAFRLVGDDLACRVDNTALTQLLETARQDGNEIMIFVGNRGCVQIFTGVVEKLMPMKGWLNIFNPAFTLHLLEGAIAESWVTRKPTADGHVTSLELFAADGTQIAQLYGQRSEGEPEQSQWRSQIDALTAKGLAA, encoded by the coding sequence ATGAATCACTACACACGCTGGCTTGAGCTAAAAGAAGACAATCCGGGTAAGTACGCGCGCGACATCGCAGGTTTAATGAACATCAGCGAAGCCGAGCTGACCTTCGCCCGTGTGGGTCATGACGCCTGGCGCCTGCGCGGTGACGTCCGCGAGATCCTGGCCGCGCTGGAAGCGGTGGGCGAAACCAAATGCATCTGCCGCAACGACTACGCCGTTCACGAGCAGGTCGGCGCCTTTACCCATCAACACCTGAGCGGCCACGCCGGGCTGATCCTCAACCCGCGCGCGCTGGATCTGCGCCTGTTCCTTAACCAGTGGGCGAGCGTATTTCACATCAGCGAGGCCACCGCCCGTGGCGAGCGACAGAGCATTCAGTTCTTCGACCACCAGGGCGACGCCCTGCTGAAGGTTTACGCCACGGATAACACCGACCTCACCGCCTGGGGCGACCTGCTCACCCGCTTTATCTTTGCCGGGAATCCGCCACTGGCGTTGAAAACGGCCGATGTCCCGGCTCACGCTGAAAACCCGGACGCCTCGCTCGTGGACACTGAGTGGCGCGCCATGACCGACGTGCATCAGTTCTTCAGCCTGCTCAAGCGCCATAACCTCAGCCGGCAGCAGGCGTTTCGCCTGGTGGGTGACGATCTGGCCTGCAGGGTCGACAACACCGCGCTGACCCAACTGCTGGAGACGGCGCGCCAGGACGGGAACGAAATCATGATTTTCGTCGGCAATCGCGGCTGCGTGCAGATCTTCACCGGCGTGGTGGAAAAGCTGATGCCCATGAAGGGCTGGCTGAACATCTTCAACCCGGCCTTCACCCTGCATCTGCTGGAAGGCGCCATCGCCGAATCCTGGGTCACGCGCAAACCGACGGCTGACGGACATGTCACCAGCCTGGAGCTGTTTGCCGCCGACGGCACGCAGATTGCCCAGCTGTACGGCCAGCGGAGCGAAGGCGAACCCGAGCAGAGCCAGTGGCGCAGCCAGATCGACGCCTTAACGGCAAAAGGGCTGGCCGCATGA
- a CDS encoding hemin ABC transporter substrate-binding protein, with the protein MKKWLALISALPLLAFAAPQAKIVALGGDVTEIVYALGAASSLVARDSTSQWPQAANALPDVGYLRQLNAEGILSMRPTLVLASAQAQPSLALKQVAQSHVRVITVPAGNDLSVIDEKVRVIAEATHREAEGKTLRNTLRQALSALPASPLNKRVLFILNHGGMTAMAAGQQTAADAAIRAAGLQNAMQGFTRYQPLSQEGVIASQPDLVVISQDGVNALGGADAVWQLPGLAQTPAGRHRQMLAIDDMALLGFSVRTPQAIQQLRRKAEQLP; encoded by the coding sequence ATGAAAAAATGGCTTGCCCTGATCAGCGCCCTGCCGCTGCTGGCATTTGCTGCGCCGCAGGCGAAAATCGTCGCGCTCGGCGGCGACGTTACCGAGATTGTCTATGCACTCGGCGCGGCGTCTTCGCTGGTGGCACGCGACAGCACCAGCCAGTGGCCACAGGCGGCGAACGCGCTGCCGGACGTGGGCTATTTGCGCCAGCTGAATGCCGAAGGCATTTTGTCCATGCGCCCCACGCTGGTGCTGGCCAGTGCGCAGGCACAGCCGTCTCTGGCGTTAAAACAGGTAGCGCAGAGCCACGTCAGGGTGATCACCGTTCCGGCAGGCAATGATCTGAGCGTTATCGATGAAAAGGTTCGGGTTATCGCTGAAGCGACACACCGCGAGGCCGAAGGGAAAACCCTGCGCAACACGCTGCGTCAGGCGCTGTCGGCGCTTCCTGCGTCACCGCTCAATAAACGGGTGCTGTTTATTCTCAACCACGGCGGGATGACCGCGATGGCCGCCGGGCAACAAACCGCGGCGGATGCTGCGATCCGTGCGGCGGGACTGCAGAATGCGATGCAGGGTTTCACCCGCTATCAGCCGCTGTCTCAGGAAGGGGTTATCGCCAGTCAGCCCGACCTGGTGGTGATTTCGCAGGACGGCGTTAACGCTCTGGGCGGGGCGGATGCGGTATGGCAACTGCCCGGTCTGGCGCAAACCCCGGCGGGACGTCACCGGCAGATGCTGGCCATCGACGATATGGCGCTGCTGGGCTTTAGCGTGCGAACGCCACAGGCGATCCAGCAGTTACGCCGTAAAGCGGAGCAACTGCCCTGA
- a CDS encoding iron ABC transporter permease yields the protein MSRRAVLALCLLAALLAVMTLAASGVGALRLPVSLLWTGSDDALRQIWLTIRLPRVLLALAIGGSLALAGCVMQGLFRNPLADPGLLGISSGAALAVALWVVIPLSLPALVMLYAPMLAAFLGALAATFVIFLLSRQRDSSLSRLLLVGIAINALCGAAVGVLSWLSNDAQLRQLSLWGMGSLGQAQWSTLLAVCSLMVPTVLVIWRLAGALNLLQLGEEEAHYLGVEVAVVQRLLLLCSALLVAAAVAVSGVISFVGLVVPHLVRMWLGADHRAVIPGSVLAGALLLLAADTLARTLVAPAEMPVGLLTSLLGAPWFLWLIFRRGGAHG from the coding sequence ATGTCCCGACGCGCCGTACTGGCATTGTGCTTGCTGGCCGCGCTGCTGGCCGTCATGACGCTGGCGGCCAGCGGTGTGGGCGCGTTGCGCCTGCCGGTCAGCCTGCTGTGGACCGGCAGCGACGACGCGCTGCGTCAGATCTGGCTGACGATCCGCCTGCCCCGCGTGCTGCTGGCGCTGGCGATCGGCGGTTCGCTGGCGCTGGCGGGCTGCGTGATGCAGGGACTGTTTCGTAACCCGCTGGCCGACCCGGGCCTGCTGGGGATCAGCAGCGGCGCAGCACTCGCCGTCGCGCTGTGGGTGGTTATTCCGCTCTCCCTACCCGCGCTGGTGATGCTGTACGCCCCGATGCTGGCGGCGTTTCTCGGCGCGCTGGCCGCGACTTTCGTCATTTTCCTGCTTAGCCGGCAGCGTGACAGTTCCCTGTCGCGCCTGCTGCTGGTGGGGATTGCCATCAATGCCCTGTGCGGGGCGGCCGTCGGCGTGCTGTCATGGCTCAGCAATGATGCCCAGCTTCGCCAGCTCTCACTCTGGGGCATGGGCAGCCTCGGCCAGGCCCAGTGGTCAACGCTGCTGGCCGTCTGCTCGCTGATGGTTCCCACCGTGCTGGTTATCTGGCGCCTGGCTGGCGCACTTAATTTGCTGCAGCTTGGCGAAGAAGAGGCGCACTACCTCGGGGTGGAGGTGGCCGTTGTGCAGCGGCTCCTGCTGCTGTGCAGCGCCCTGCTGGTGGCCGCCGCGGTGGCCGTCAGCGGCGTTATCAGTTTTGTTGGCCTTGTGGTGCCACACCTGGTGCGCATGTGGCTGGGGGCCGACCACCGGGCAGTGATCCCCGGCTCGGTGCTGGCCGGTGCGTTACTGTTGCTGGCGGCCGATACGCTGGCGCGTACCCTGGTCGCCCCGGCGGAAATGCCGGTCGGTTTATTGACCAGTCTTCTCGGTGCGCCGTGGTTCCTGTGGCTTATCTTTCGTCGCGGAGGTGCGCATGGCTGA
- a CDS encoding heme ABC transporter ATP-binding protein, with the protein MAERYCAENIVFHAGQRTLIDDVSLTLSQGELVALIGPNGAGKSTLLRLLTGYLKPASGQCSLAGTPLAAWPPDRLSRYRAVMRQSTQLGFDWPVQAVIGMGRAPWTRRPEASVIEEVMAISGCLPLAGRQFAALSGGEQQRVQLARALAQLWCDGAPRGWLFLDEPTSALDLYHQQHLLRLLSSLTRRGHLHVCVVLHDLNLAALWADRILLLHNGKMVAQGTPEAVLQADTLTRWYGAQVHVGRHPAQAAPQVFLAP; encoded by the coding sequence ATGGCTGAACGCTATTGTGCGGAAAATATTGTCTTTCACGCCGGGCAACGGACGCTGATCGACGACGTGTCGCTGACCCTCTCTCAGGGCGAACTGGTGGCGCTGATAGGCCCCAACGGTGCCGGGAAATCGACCTTGTTACGCCTGCTTACCGGCTATCTCAAACCCGCAAGTGGACAGTGCAGTCTGGCGGGAACGCCGCTTGCAGCCTGGCCGCCGGACAGACTCTCCCGCTACCGGGCGGTGATGCGCCAGAGTACGCAGCTCGGATTCGACTGGCCGGTGCAAGCGGTGATCGGGATGGGGCGTGCGCCGTGGACGCGTCGCCCTGAGGCGTCAGTAATTGAGGAAGTGATGGCCATCTCCGGCTGTTTACCGCTGGCGGGCAGGCAGTTTGCGGCGCTCTCCGGCGGCGAGCAGCAACGCGTCCAGCTCGCCCGCGCGCTGGCACAGCTCTGGTGCGACGGTGCGCCGCGCGGCTGGCTGTTTCTCGATGAACCCACGTCCGCGCTGGATCTTTACCACCAGCAGCATCTGCTGCGCCTGCTCTCTTCCCTGACCCGTCGGGGGCATTTGCATGTCTGTGTGGTCCTGCACGATCTCAATCTGGCGGCGCTGTGGGCGGATCGGATCCTGCTGTTACATAACGGCAAAATGGTCGCTCAGGGGACCCCGGAGGCGGTTCTGCAGGCCGATACGCTGACGCGCTGGTACGGCGCGCAAGTGCACGTTGGCCGACACCCGGCTCAAGCCGCGCCGCAGGTATTTCTCGCCCCCTGA